ATCTTGGAGCCCCAGGGCTCTCAGGCATAGGCCCACCCTGCCTGCCCCCCTTATCTGTTCTCCCTGGGGTTGTAGCGCAGCCCGTGCGGCCCCTCGGAGTCGTAGCTGTCGTAGTGCGGGAGCTGGGCCCACTCCGGCGGGAAGGTGGCCCTGCTGTACACGAAGCACTGCACCGTAGTGGGCGCCGGCGGCTCCTCCGCGCCCGGGGCCCCCTCCTCCAGCAGCTGTACCCGCAACGCCGTGCGCTGGTACAGGGCCGGGCAATTCTCGAAGTCGTCCAGGAAGCGCAGCATCCGCTCATCTACCGTGTAGACCTCACCCTCCACGCGGCGCCCCGAGCCAGGCAGGTGCAGCAGCCACGGGATGTTGTGCTCCCCCGCGATCACCAGCGGGTAGGGGTCCAGCGTGCGGCCGCGCGCCCGAAAGGCTGCGGAGCCGTGGGCGCCGTCCCACAGGACCCTGTGGTTGGGCTGACCCCGCTTCAAGGTGCCGTACAGGAAGACGAGGGCCATCCGGGCACAGCTGCGGGGAGAAGGGAAGCCACAGGTCAGCACCTGGGGCCCCGGCTCCCGCCCTGAGAGCCTGCACTGGGGCTGCTCCCCTCTGCAGGTCACAGCCCGTACCACGTGAATGGGCCTGGCTGTGCTCAGATAAGGCGTTACTTTCCCACGCAGATGAGAATGGCCTACAGTGTTCACACACGATGAGATATTTTGACTTTCGGCCATTTAAACATGTCAAAGCCATTCCTAGCTTGTGGGCTGTTTACAAACGAGCACCAGGTCCGCTCTAACCTGTGGACATGGTGTCGTTTGCCAATCCCTAGGCTAGAGAAAGGGGCACACATTGGCGACTTCCTTGATGTGTCTGTAGTAGACAGGACACCTGCGTTCTAGGCAGGAGGACCGCGCCCTTAGCCTCCCCGCACCACCTGGATGGACTGATACTCCTCAGCCCTGCAGCGCCAACCCTGCCTCGCCTGCACAGGCCACCCTCCTCCCAGGAACACAGTCCTGACCTGCTGACAGCGGAGCCTCCCCAACTCCGAGGGCACCAGCCTCCGCCCCTCCCAACCCCTACCCCCATCGTGGCAGCTCAAGGCCAGAAGACGCCCTGTCCCGGTCCTAGCACGGGCCTCCCAGACACACCCTGTCGAGGTGAACAACTGCCCCTGTTCTTGAGCCCAGCAAAGCCCCTACCTCACTGTTCTCAGCCCTTGTGCGGTGGGTGCGGAAGTTGCGGAGGTTCCAGGCAAGGTGGCCGCCCTCTAGAGCTGCTGTTCTGGGAAAAGGCACTCCTTTTATTAGGACAGTCTGTCAAACCTGTCTCAACAGCCTGCCCTGCTACCTGAGCCCTGCAGAACTGCCATTATCTTGAGCAATTTTCAATGTTTCTTAAAGGACTTTGAAAATTGCCAATAactattaaaattagaaataagccaaaaaaaatacatacactttTGTAAACACCTGTTATCCAGCTGCAGTGAGAACCCAGGTTTCAGCTCTGAGTTCCCACTCGGGTGCTGACCGTGTGACCCAGCGGAGCTCCAGCACCCGCACCCACACCTTCTGCTGTTTCCCTTTCCAAGGTCTTAGAGGGCAGTGGTGCTTCGTGGGACTCCCCGCAGCGATCTTGGCTCCAGCGTGAAGGTAAATATTTACCACTTGCCTGGGTCTGGGCCACAGACTGTTACATAAGGACAGAAGTGATTTGCCTGAAAGTGActcaaacaaaaatggaaatgagTATTACAGGGGTGGGGGCTGCTCTTCCTGGCCCCCCCTCCGTTGCCCTGTGTGCCCCTGCCATGAGGTGTCAGCCTGTGGGGCGACTCCTTGAGATGGGCTTTGCAGACGGGACTGCAGGTGCAGGAAGACAAGAAATGCAGCTGTCCAGGTACCAGCAGTGGCTCGTGACCCGCCAGAAATGGCCCTGGACACTGGCATTTGCCACCAATTGTGGACAAGTAGACCCTGAAGAAGTCACACTGAACTCATGGGACTTGTTTTCTTCTCAGCAAACAAGAGCTGCTCTGGGGGGCTCTAGGCCTTAGTTTTGCTCAAGAGGCATGTCTGCTGCCTCTTGGTTCTGTCACCAGCCTGTGCGACATCAGTGTTCCCCAGATTTCAGGCACATTGCCCTAGGAAAGGTGTGGCCGTGGGAAAAACACGAGGCTGGCCAGATATGTGTGCCCTGTGGGCCTGGCAATGTGATAGTCCTGGGACACCCTAGccagggtggggacacagattaGACCTGGGGACATGCTGGGATAGGAAAgttgagatgaattaaggagAGCCTGGGGTAGGACGGTgctgaaggaagagaagaggcaaGTGCTCAGGCCTGAAATTGCCAGGACTCAGCTGCTGGGGAAACTGAGCGGCGGTGTACGAGAAAATGACAAAAGGCACCGGCTGAGAGCAGCGCTGGTGTCTGGAGAGGGCACTGGATGGAAGCGGCTGCCATCCCAAAAGACGAGCACCTGGGGGGCAATGACGGTCTGGACCCCGCTGTGCAGCTGCCTTGGGGACTCAGCATTTGGAAGGACTCACATCCCTCCCCTCACCTACATCCCAGCAGCCCCCAGGGAGACTCATCAGCACTTTCCTGCCACGTCTCCCACCCTGTTCTCCTCCCCCaatgcctgcctgcctccccgtCTTCTTTGTTCCCCTGGGGTCTGTCCCCAGTGCACCACCCAGAGGGTCCTTGTTAATCTCCTGCTGCAGACTcaactctcccacctcaactCCTGCACCCTCTCTCCCCTCATCCGGGTGGCTCCTGCCCCCGCCAGCGCCTGACCTGGAGGGGCAGGAGTAGTAGGCAGGGCCTACTTAGTCTGTCGCATCACTCTGTCTGCTTGTTGTTACAGCACACATGTTCTCTAAATCACTGGTCTTGTTTGTTGCTGGAACATGAAGAGCCAGAAGAGAACTTGGGAACCGTTCAGTCCAGCGCCTGCAGGTGAGGAGCCGAGTCCCAGGCTGGTGGCGACCTAGGACCAGCCAGCCCGGCAGGGCCGTAGGCACACTGCAGACCAGCTCTCCACAGCCAGTTGCCTGCCTGGCTTTCCCTGATCCAGTTTTTCAAAATGGCATGTGTCCATGTCAATAGATCgctttatagaaaaatgaaatttcttaCCCCTTTCCACTCCCTGGAGGCAACACTTTTAAGGCTTTTAACTGTTGTGTTTGGCATTTCTCTCCGTATTGTTACTTACACTGCTACTTCTTGATGTCTTAAATCATATCTTGCTTTTCTACTCAAAAAGTGGGTAAGCATAGTGGTTCTAAAGCAGACTttaactgtgtgactttaggcagatcatataacctctctgtgcctcagcttcctcaactGTAAACTGAAGTCACAGCAGCAGCCTGCCTCGGAGACCGCGGTGGGTTACCAGCACACATGGCCCTGTGTGGTCTGTTGACATGTAGCGTGTGCTGCTGCTGCCATCACTGTAGAAGCCTGACCTTTGGCTCTCCTACCACATCCCGCCATCCTCCCAACAGACTCATCACAGTTTTGGGCCAGACCCAGATCTATTTTGGCATTAGAACCATGCAAACATGGCTCTCAGATGAGACACAGAGTGCACTTTGATTACATTTCCTTTCTTagacaactttttgtttttcttgaaattcAAAATTGCTTCAAATTTGGTTTTTCGTTTTGCATTTTGCTTAGGTTTCTAGGATTGTAATTCAGCCTCACATTTTCTGAGAGCGTGGTCAGAACCTGGGTCCTGACCATCTGCTGGAAGGTCCTCCCTGCCCAGTGCTAGTCTGGGCTCTCTGTCGCTGCCATCCAGGCCACCCTCATTCGTGTCCCATCCTCGGGCTGGGCTGACAGTCGCAGTTTGCTGAAGTGTATTCCCTCGCACTTTTGGGTAATAATGTGGCTGGGTAGAGGATTCTAGAAATCATTTCCCTCAGAACTTTAAAGACatttcttcattgtcttctaaCTTTCCAAGTTCTTGCAGAAGAGAAGTCAGTGTGCTGTGATCCAGGTCCCCTGTGTGTGACTCGAGCTCTTCCCTGGAGGCTCTTAGAATTTTCTGATGATGTGGACTCTGTTTTCATTGATTGTGCTGGAATTTCCATCTGAATGCTCCTTATCCTGGATTGCAGCGGCCTTTTCTTCCCCTCCTTGCTCGTTGTTCTCTTTCTGGCTCTCCCAATACTCCCGCGGTGGAGGTCCTGACTTCAGCCTCCAGGGATCTTATATTTACTCCTTTCCTCCAGGTCTTTATATTCCGCTTTATCTTGCATttcttctattaaaattttttttgccatcatatttatttctaatatatatatatttttcaacttCTTGTTCATTCACAGgctcaatactttttttttttttttttttttttttacgttttcttccttcccttcactGCCTCCATTTCTCCCAACTCCCTCTTTCCTCTGTTTTGGTGTCTGTGTTTCAAGAGATTTTCTTCACATATGATCTTGGCTGGAAAAGCTGAGCCACTCTTTGGAAGTGAGGCTGAGCTCTGTAAAGTGGCAGGCCTCACACGGGGCTCTGGGGAGAGGCGCTGGGAGCTCTGCAGGCTTTCCCTCAATGCTCGTTTTCAGGGTGCCACCTCACCACCACTCAGCGAGGCCCATGTCCCCAGCATGGAGGTGTTCTTGTCAAGCTCTCCAGAAAGGAACCCACCGTCCTCTGCCGGGTGTGAGGGGAGGCAGTGGCGTCTCCTGCACCTTGTGCACACTCCCAGCCTTTCCCTGTCTTGGCCTGTCCTTGCCTCTGTGGCCTGCGGTTCGGTTCTGGACTCCTCCAGCGTTGCAGACACTGCTCAGCTGACTGCTTGTCAGCCTCTCACTGTGCAGGAGCTTAAGTTTTGCGTGTCTCCAGGCTAAGTCAGCTGTCACTCACTTCTGTTTTCCATCTTCCAGAAGCATGTCACCGGCTTTCCTCCGCTGTCCTTGTGGGTCGTTTGGGTAGCATTTAGGAAGAAGCTGGACACAGAGCCTGTCCTCCCTGTCTTCTCTCTTGCTGTACTGCCAGCCTAGCCCCTTCCTCTTTGGAAGACTTGACGTGAGCCGGAAAGGAAGTGAcaagacaggccgggcgcggtggctcacgcctgtaatcccagcactttgggaggccaagacgggtggatcacgaggtcagaagatcaagaccatcctggctaacaccgtgaaaccccgtctctaccaaaaatacaaaaaaattagccgggcggggtggtgggcgcctgtagtcccagcgactcgggaggctgaggcaggagaatggcgtgaacccgggaggtggagcttgcagtgagcccagatcgcgccactgcactccagcctgggtgacagagcgagactccgtctcaaataaacaaaacaaaacaaaaaaaacaaaaggaagtgaCAAGACAGAAACTGCTTGCTTAGAAGGATGGCGAGGAGGTTTCCTTCAGGTATAGGAGACTCAAGGGTATGTCAGGTCCCCGTGAAGAAGGCAGGAAAGTAGCAATTGTGGCACCAGAGTGAGGGCTGGGTAGGGCGGATGGCTGGTGATAGCTGAAGGAGCCAGGCAGCGGGGAGGCAGAGAAAGGACTTGCTCTTCCTGCTGCTGAGACGAGAGGAAGGAAAGACGAGGCAGCACTCGCAGGAAAAGGAAAGCCTAATGCAGCCATGCAGGGAACAACGCAGCCGTGCGGGGACGCCCTGTGCTAAGCGCTGGGCGTGCAGTGAGACTCCATGAAGCCACGGTGTCATTGAGGGGAGACAGGAGACAGACTTGTCAAAGGGCGCCTTGTGGGAGGCAGCTGCACAGCACAGGCGCTCTCCCTCGGAAACCGCTCCCTCAGTAAGAGGGGGCAGCACCATCCACTCAGGCAGGGAGACTGCCGCCAGGCTCAGAACTTGCAAAATGGAAAGAAGTGAGAACAGTCCTATGGAAGCAGCACTGACTTCAGAATAGAGTTGTAAGATGCTAGGACAGAGCAGGTGCTTGACACGCAATGGCCACTGTTTTCACTATTCCAGGGATTCAActgcaaaggaagaaaaatatttcatccaAGAGTGGACAAGCAGGCTTAGGAGAGAGGTAGAAGAGTGTCTTGGAGGATGGTGTTTCTGAAGAGGGCTAATTCCCAGCAAGGACTTCTGGGACCTTGCTTACTGCACGGCCGAGGTTACCTGGTTGTACTGGGTCCCGCACTAAGTAGCTTGTGTCATCTCAGTTTATTTAATGCTCTCAACTCTATAAAGTAGGTGGTATTAtcttcatttaacagatgaagaaactaagatgaGGGCTCTGGCCTGGAGCTGGTGAGAGGCCGCAGCAGGAACTGAACCTGGGCCTGCTGGACTCCAAGAGCctttctggctctgtcacttgcACTGACCCCGAGGCCCAGGGGAGGTGACCCTGTCAAGTATGGTGTAGAACTCAGGCTCTGCAATGGCAGAGATGGTTTGCAAAGGACCCTACACTTCCCTATGCTTTTGTTCCCtacttgttttaaattttacctgCTAAACCAAATCcttctatttcctcttttttaatttgtggagttttaaaaattgtgataaaatacacataaaatttatcataacTATTTTAAGTGTTCAGTTCAGTAATGTTAAGTATATTTGAGTTGTGAAAAAGGTCTCCAGCACCTTTTCATCTTGcgaaactgaaactttgtacccattaaacaataaccatggaaagcaaaaccacagatgAGGAGGAATTCCTGttccatgctattttgattactggaACTTTACGGTaagttttgaagtcaggaagtatgAGACCTTCAACACTGTTCTTTTCAAGACCACACTGTCTATTTAAGGTCCTTTGatatttgcatataaatttttGGATTGGGTTTTCCTCTTTTTGCATTAAAGGATTACAttaatctgtagatcactttaggTAGTattgatatcttaacaatattgtcttccaatccatgaatatgggatgtctttccatttctatGTGTCCTCCTTAATTGCTTTCAGAAATGTGTTGTACTTTTCAGTGCACACATCTTGCCtgcttggttaagtttatttctaagtattttattctttttgatgctattgtaaatggaata
This genomic window from Macaca fascicularis isolate 582-1 chromosome 17, T2T-MFA8v1.1 contains:
- the GGACT gene encoding gamma-glutamylaminecyclotransferase — its product is MALVFLYGTLKRGQPNHRVLWDGAHGSAAFRARGRTLDPYPLVIAGEHNIPWLLHLPGSGRRVEGEVYTVDERMLRFLDDFENCPALYQRTALRVQLLEEGAPGAEEPPAPTTVQCFVYSRATFPPEWAQLPHYDSYDSEGPHGLRYNPRENR